tgttGTCAGTGTATTGGCACAATACTAAATACTTCTATGATCATGTTAGTCAGTTCCACATTTTTTAATTAACTGTTTATTTAACTGTTCTaattaaattgttattttttgtcCACTTCATTTTCAGTCTATATTTAACATGATCTCAATAGAGGACCAGAAGAACCTACCAGACGATGAAAACACGCCTGAAAAAAGGACAGAAAAAATCTGGGACTATTTTGGGAAAAAGGAAAATGGTAAGATtgcattattttgcatttttttgcattatctaGTTTCATTAATATGGGTCACTGGTTGAGGGAAAGGTAGATTAGGATGATATTTTAAAGGCATTGGTAACATTTAGTATTTCTCAAGTATTTGAGAAGTCAATAGCCCTGAAATTCTTATCCGCTTCTCCCCTCAGATAAAATAACAGAAGGAGAGTTCATCCAGGGAGTGATGGACAATAAGAACATTCTCAGACTGATCCAGTTTGATGAGCCCCAGAAGGTCCAGGACAGGCTGAAGGAAAAGAAGCAATAGCAGTGCCTCCTTCCAATTTTGCCTCACTCTTCTTTTAAGATCAGTCTTACAATTgacttattttaagaaatgtcCCAATGActtgtgtttctatatatttatatatatactcgTATATatactcacatatatatatatatgtatatatatatatatatatacatatatatatatactatttgaCAAAAATAGCTTAGTATCAGTTGCCAATAATATAGAAACCAATCATAGCCAGTTGAATGTGCAAGTTTATGTGGCAGTTTCCCTGCTATGGATTAAGCCCAGTTTTAGGACTACAGAGCATTTTGAATTTGGAGAgtttacattaaaatgtaaatatattctaaatcaAGGCCTAATCCATGTCTGGGGAACTGACCTGATATGTTATTTGTGAGTATAATATAAGAGTGGAAGGATTAAGTTTATTGGAGGAACCCTGTAAACTGGGAACCCCTTTCTTTGTATGGGTGAGCATtagcctgctgaaaaatgccagttggaaacCTCTAACCAAAGTAGCCTCTGGAGCCTTTTTAGAGGGCAGAGGATGAGACCCAGTGtataatcagaccacacctgtaatcatttacataaattacataactAAAATATAAGTATTTCTGGGATTTTCAGGAGTCTGGggtgtgttatttttttgtcagtgagtgtatttTGCTTCCATACCAAACATTCATGTTCAGACTATACAAAACATGGCTGTTGCTTGGCTGTACTGAATATACACTGTAATAAAATATCATGTTTACTGTATCTGTCCAAATTATTTTCAGACTTTACAACAATTATAATCACAAACACAGCAATAACAATGGCAGATAGATTCATTAAGGATTAAaccttatttatatttataattgcaCTATACAAATATCACTGTGGCTCAGTCATGAGAGATTACTGTGTGTCCACCATATAATGTCCACGATACATACAGTCCAcccttaaaatatgtatattcacAGTTTCCACCAAATATAATCATTTCAGTTGGTTGTCCCTCTGTATGCTGGTCAGGTCAGCTGTTGGTCAGCTGGATGTTACATTTCCTTCGAATCCTGTgtcctttgttttatttttttaataggaaataaatatactgtactatgCACTAGTGGTTTCATTGATAAAGTACTATGAAGTAAGATGTAATAACTGTTTCACATTTCATTGATATATATACTTCAGTCATCACTGAATATACTGGCCTTTTCTGCAGTCCAGAACATGTAGTACTTAACCAGCTAAAGCTAACCTGCTGTTCTTCTAAACATACGTATACACAGAGTACACAGGTATCAAAGTAGCAGacaaacatacacaaatatatacatcttaaatgtacaaatgtatacAGTGGTCTGTTATAAGCAGTCTATTAACAAACCAGAGTCCTGATCCTTAAGGACATTAAAATCCACTCTCCTCCAGAATCTCCTCCATGGTTTCGCCTAAAGTCATTTCTCCATCGCTGCTGGACAGACTTTTCCTGGTGTAGAACTCTAGTCCAGAGCACTGAGCGCAGGATACCTCCTCCCCTGCCGACAGGACGGTCACCTGGGTCACCTGGGCCTGCGTGGGTACATGACTTCCCTCCTCATAAGAGTCACTGTGGTCCAGAGTGTGCCTTGGTTCCTTCTGTGATTTCTTCCACAGGTATTTAGGGTGAATTCCAGCAAAGCAGTTGTGAACCTCGAAGTGGTTGGCAAAGAGGAAGACCTGCCACCTGTTCTTCAGCTCAGCTTGGACCTGGTGGGGCAAGACGTCAGTAGATATCGCTTAAGACAGAGATATCAATCAATGTAATTAAAGTGTTAATACTATGTGAGGATCCAGGGCACCACAGCAATGTTActataattaaatgttttttattcttgACACCAGTTGAGTTTTGAAAGTGTATAAGTGTAAAAAAGATTCAATTTTGGAGATCCGCTGGGTGAACACTGGCttatatggaaaaaaatcatataaaaatcatataaaagcTTGTCACTTGCACACATTATGCTGCTTCTTAAATGATTCTGACGTCACACATTTCTGAAGAGTTGTAAAAACATAAAGTTTATTCTTTGTGTTTGGCCCCTATTCCACAAACATTAAATACAAGTGAACAGTATGTCTTCATTCCCTggtttggtgtttttttattacagtggcTCGTAAGCATTTAGCAGTAACATACAAAAATATCCAGTAGTTCTAGTGACTTACCTCCCCATTAGCAAAGCAGTACAGGACAGCAACCAGAAAGCCCTAATAGAACCAAAACCCTGTTATTAATCTAATTACACCATCTCTGATGAACTAACATATATCATAAGCGAATCACAGTAAAATATTACCTGAAAGGAGCTGAGTGTAAGATGGATGAAGTTTCGCACGTAGCGATGATGCCCTTCAATAGTTTCGTCTACAATTATTGTGAAAACAATCTCATGGATCCCGAGAAGTGGGATCAGCACCAGTGTTGCTCTGGCTAAACTGCAAAGAAGAATGAAAACCAATTCTAAAAAGTTCTGTAAAAGAGCATCACAATTAAATATGGAAAGAAAAACATGAACCAAATAATATGAGCATTTTCATAGCAATATGTGGAGTATATGTGgaaatgtatatacattatatatatattttaaagcaatatACAAGGAGACAATGTTTTAGAATTCAATATTTTGTCAGTATATCTATTATATCTTATATAATAAGAACAACAATTAATCGCCAGATTGTTCTTGAcaattttgccatttttgttAGATTTTAACATAATCTATGATTCAAAAATGTCATGCTtgattgaccaatagaaatagtcCAAAAGACAATGTATTTAATATGTACATCCAGGCCAAACAATATTCTTTAAATAAGTAACATTTGAagataaagtaaagaaaaatatttgtgtatttatttaagtcgcatatttattagctcaaaatcatatatttgcatatattctAAAAATATGTATTAGAAACCTATTTGAAGCATATTGTTCTTTAAGTCATACCTGTATCTGTAGTCCGTAAACTTTACTTGGTCAGCTTTTAACTTCGACAGTAGAAGTTTTATGATTTTgagaaatatacagaaaataacctgaaaaaaaaaacaaagaagcagTTGAAGAGCATTCACATGACCCATCTGTGTTTCAACTACAGTGTACAAGACAATCACATTCTGTCTACTTCTACGTGAAAAGAAGACGGATGAAGGCGAGTGATTACAGAGTTTCTCAGAAAGTGCTGCATGTAAACGGCTCACTCTTATGACAGCTTGTGACTCGCTCCGAACACATGATGGCACAGTGCTGCCAAAACTGCCATGAAATCCACATCATGCTTTGATAATCATCATGTTCCGAATTCACAATCCTACTGACTGCCACACAATACTGAACCTCTTAAACTGCTCTTCTACTGTAAAACACTAATCCACTTGGAGAAGTGAAAAAGAATGTGGCTTTTATACTTTgccaaaaatagaaaatagaaataggaaatataaaacataatttttgaATGTCAGTGGTGTATGTCATGttactgaagaaaaaaatgtataacttTATAAATGTACACATAACATTTGTTCTTTCAGTTGGACTAAAATCAATAGGTTATCTGACTTAACTTTTGGCCAATGTCAAGTTAATCTTAACTGAAAAGAAAATTTTGGTGCATTCTTTGCAGGAGTACTAATGTACTGaagaaaatttagtttttttccctATAGATTTAAAGAAAGTATATTTGaagttttgttttttgtctttaattCTGATTTAACGTGTTATTCTAACATCATGTACTGTATTTAATAACATCTTgtgcatgataaaaaaaaatgcttggcTTCATTTTATGGCACCAGGTTAcctacaatatatgtatatactgtatataatttaaaCTTGTAACTGACATCACATTACTTGCTGTAGAAGTGTGGATCCCTTCAAATGTGATGACAATTAAAATTGAAGTGCTCAAGTGTCCTGTtgagattttaaaaaaattatactacTATAAAGAATGCCTGTCTCACCTCATGCTGTTATAACCACTGCTAGTGATGCTGTGAAAAGTGTGCAGCACTCACCAGGACTGAGAGTGTAATTGGAGCTCTAATAATCCACCAGATCCACCTGTTGTTGATGAACCAGCAGCTTTGGATAAATGCGggaaaaaacagtattaaaaaatgtatgtttatgGTAAATAAGCATCATCATCAAATAAGCACCCTAATAGCTTCTAtaaatgtatgttctatatgttatgAATGCATAGTTACTAgattaataaagataaaaacattaCTATGTTAAAAAGCTTACCCTTTGTTTTCATATAATATTTTAACCACTGTCCACGGGACCACAAACAAAAACGGAGTCCCTAaatcaaaacaaagaaataacattGTGAATAAGATACTACAGTTATCCCTGTACATGTgctgaatattttttatgttatattaagtTAAACCCTTACCAGGGTTAAAATACATTACCAAGAAATACATtagctaaaaaaaactaaatggtaaaactgtgttttgttttatttgtttttaaatcaacCAATTCAGGAAGCAAATATGCAATTTTAAGTTAGTTTTAATTACACAACTGTCACTGTTCTCTAAAAAAACTACAATAGTGTAATTAAGCTAAATCAAACATGTACAATTATGTCCATCCTCCAATTATAGCCTTGCTTAAGTTGTTTTTTGCCCACTTTCTATTACAACAATTTCATTTTAAAGAAAGCTCTACAGTGCAGTTATAATACTTCTTAAAGTTTAAtttgcatattgtcgctgtccaatgaaaaacaagttacTTGGTTATTTAAGTTCCTGAGGGAGAAGAGTCCTGCATAGTTTTATAGGTAAAATGTTGAAAATGACAATAAGTTTTCAAACATTACTAAAACTCATCCATACAGCAGaaggcaacttgctcttatagtgATCTACACTGTGGATCTAAACCATAAAAGAATGGACAGGGGGAAGATAGCCTGGAGGGTAgaactacacactgatagtgagtaaagaggagagtgagagacaaaaattatgcaaataaatggttgTAGAAGCCAGTGAGAAAGcgttttaactgcttattaaaggTATTTCATACTAATAACAAAGCCAGGCCTACCCCATCCTACCAGCATGTATCTCTTCAGCAGCCTCCGCTTGGTCAGCACAGCCGTGAAGAGCAGTGTGTGGAGAAACACTGCCTCCACCAGGAGCCAGAAGTAATTACACCCCACACAATACTGCATAAACACCTTGGAGGCCTTGCAGATCACAGCTATCTGAAAGAtcaacaattattttattaatgactTTGAGATCATTACTgtgagataattaaaaaaaaaaatcaacattctGGGATTAGGTATAGGTATAGGTATAGGTATAgaattagggctgggtgatatggaaaaaatatattgtatcctCATGTTTAACCTTTTACATTGACATTGACATTACATGACAAAAATGATTTTGTTACTTTGTAAAAATAATTAGGCTTATTTAAGTAATATCTACAGAaataatctagtacagtctagttacTTAAGAATTCCACATTTCAATTTTTGTAATTGTTAGCcgtcaaatacatttgtaaattttagtttaaatgctaattttttattgtaattttttatttttgtgagaagcaaaactgaaaactgcaagtAAAAGGCCTCTTACAGGATCCACGCATGCGCAGTGACGTCAGCTTTTGTTCCAAGTAAACTTTTTTCTCACGGAATGCAGCGGGCAGCGGAGATTTAAAATCTAGTTGAATAAAggtgttgcaaagtaacatttactgaaaaaataTGTAGTTAAATACACAGAGAATTATGAgtaaatattacttgaatatatgctctgttaaatttacttgctgtttttacgtgaaaaaaaaactttcctacGTTTTTTAAGTCaatcctactccacatttttttcagtgtaccatCTACTGAAAATCTTGCAAAAATCTTactcaaaagtttctacagtctACAGACAGAAACATGGAAACATGACATTccaaataatttttaaatgtcaaaatgaactactgtccccatatgagaacattgttttttgtaaaaatgactttCTTTAGTTTCTATAATTGATTAGTTAATTAGTTTGAATTAGAATTGATTAGTAGTTTAGTTTGTATAATTGATAGGTGCTACTAATCCAAAATAGttagaagaaattaaaaatgcacaccaaactAAACTCCAGGTGTCAGAAAGTTCAAGAAATGTTCACGGTATACGAAATACAAAATGCATTAGTAACAACAGattcttaaaaaagcaaataatacaGTTATTCATATTCAAAATGTGCTGCACTTCATTCACTGAAATGTGCAGATGAAATCCAGAATATACCAGATCACAATAACAAATTCATCACAGTATGGTAAACTACTATCATATCACCCAGCTTAGCTCTATATAGAACCTTACAAAACCTGGGGGTTCTTAGACTTCAGAAGGGAGAGTTTAACTAGATGTGTGAACTTATTCAGTGAAGTTGTGTTCAGtcaataatattgataataaaaatatttaaaaaaaatacagtactgtagaGTCCGAGTAGCTGTTCCATCCGTTTTCATCCTTGGGCAGGTTGGAGTACATGGTGTATAATATGATTTCTTTGGTAATGACTGCCATTGCTCTAAACATGAATGACACAAAGAGGTTCATGTGGATGTAGTTCCTCGTACAGTGAAGCTTcctgaaaattaaaaataaagatcaTCCATCGTGTGTCTTGGCTGtgatgaatagggtaaacatgctTTTGTCTGTGATCAATAGAACAGGTAGATCAGATAACTGGAGCCAGTGCAGTCTCCAGAAGAACAAATTGTTGTTCAGGATACCGGCGACAGTATTTGACCAATGGGAAGAGAAAATAACATCAAACAATAAAAGTAAATCTAATTATGTCACAAACTATTTGGTGTAAAACACTGAGCCAAATGGCAGATAAGGATGGTGGGCAACAAGACTGAATTATATGCTTGAGTTCAGAAACCAAGCATCCAAACAGCTTCAGCATAACACTGTTATTTACAACAGTAAATAAACCTGGGCCCAGAACAGAGCCCTGTGGAACTCACCTTAATAAGCCCATAATGAGCACTGCCACAGAGAGCGACGCCAAGGACAGAGAGTATCCCACAACAGAGAAGATCCTCAACACAGACTGCCGGAATTTCTCTTCTACCTGCATCACAGAACATAAAACCGTATAGGGCAATTTTACTGATTTTTCAAAGCATATTTAGTTTTCTAAGatataacatttaataaatatcatTCGCACCGACTTGGTTTGAGGAGGACTGTCACACATTCTGAGTCTTTCTGTGAGGTGGAGACACCAGAAGAGTTAATGCCCCTAGAGGCTACATTAGTTATTAGTGCTGGATCAGTTTTGTACAAATTGGCTCTGAGAATCCAAGAGCTGGCTCCTGATTGTGAGatgattgtttttttctgttaaaacCACACCTGATTGGTTAAGATGAGGTGGCGTCTGGATGCTGCTTGTATTTTTAGCCATAATAACCAGCTTTCTAAAAAGAGCCAGAATTCCCATCACTATTAGTTACAAGTACACTGTGAAAAAAGTATAATCACAGTTGAACAGAATCTTCTTAGTACAGTacacttggatttctgcatgaattgatcattaaatgtgttctgatcttcaagtcacaacaatagacaaatacacaaaaaagtatatgtttgcatggttttattgaacactacatgttaacatttacaatgAGGTGGGGACAGTAGAAATAATTGTACACAGTGTTTTGCTTCAACACCCAATTCCTTTAGGAAACATCtataagttactgcatgattttattattattattattattattattattatatgtttgtattatttttactacattaATAATCactatattacaaaaataaatcttttttttttattttttggaatctttatatttctatgttttttttgttcagtatcctttttaatttgtcattgtttttattgtttttaattccaCTGTAATTGTCATTAATAGTTTTGTTAACTATTAAAACTTTCAACTCAAAAACAGAGTTGAAAGTTTAGTAATATCAGTTGTATTATTCTTCACATTTAACCATAAAACTGTTGCTTTGGTTGTTTTGGATTGAAATGATGTCTTTTAAACAACAGTGTGTTTTGGGTAGTTCCGTTCATCACCATTATGAAAATGTCTATACATTTTTTCAAAATGTAACCATTTCACATTAAACCACTCAGACTTATTTCACATTGATTCCTTATCTCAGTGACTGAATTATGCTAAATGCTGTTAACACTGGTGGAATTCCTCTTTAATTTGTgctgaaaatgtgaaataaaaggtTACCTCGTTTTTGAAAAAATTGGGGTCTTCACACTCGGACTGGTCTTGCCACACAGTGCTGGAGTTATCTTCTGTTTTCCAGGTTCCATTGATTGTGCAGATCCTGTACACATTTCCTGAAAAGCCTAAAAACGAGAAGCGTGGAATTACATAAGAAGCAGAACTGAATCAGGTAATTTCCTGTGCTTATGctcttttattgctttttaatatCAGAATGTTACACAGCTGGGTCATTATctgaatactgtgccttttggcccccaaaaccttcaaaaaatgtgaaaaaaaatgtaaagtattttCATTATCATAAATATAATACTTTAGACTACACAGAATTAATATTTTCCCAGTTTAATTACAACTTTAGCAAAAATAGCCATTTGATAAAAACTTATTTTGACCTAGAGTAGCAAACTTTCCAGATTGTTCATGGTGATCTTGTTCTCaaagatacatttagattttcaAAATTGTTTAAATTACCTTGACATTTTACCACGACAGGGTGGACATCTTAAGCTTTATCTTAGCTATATATGGAGACCATATGAGAAATATATTatatgaaattaatattattatataattgctGAACATTCAGTAAGTGTCTTCAGTcctgtaaaaataaaacagtttgaaGGTTGTGATTTTACTGTTGTCAAAGGTTACATTCTTTAAGAGTAAGTTATTCCACAATGAATGGGTGAACAGGGAATTCTTGGTTTATATagcacatatttttttatcaaaaaaagtTGAATTAACGATTACAATTAATTTctatatttctaattttttgtaataaaaatgttttattttagcattttaaataattatttaaccctatgttatgttacgggtcaaattgacctgttttaaagtttgaagatctagcaaaaatagtttaaaaaagtaTTGTTCTTCTGCTTGCATTAATTAacgtaatcaacatataatatgaaaataattcatctgatatatttgcataaacaaaaactaaaacaaagtgTTTTATTTGTTGGTCTATCAAAAGTAAttaagtagtgaaacatttaaaaaaggtttaacttttttttttaataaaaaatgagtgaTTTATTGAACCATTacttgttagaggtaaggaacaccattgcattaaatattgatagaataattagtaatgaagttagtaatgaaatattcacagtgcctgttaggagttttttttttgtttgtttgtttcagacatcttttggataattaaacatgcatggGGACAAATTGACCCAGAAACACCATtcctgttcctgacaaatgaacataacaggagggtttgCAGCTACAGGCAGCACTTTggacatagtaaaaaaaaacacttcactgtataaaaaactgtataaaatgtacaaaatttcctctataattatgtataatgatatataattcctattttttatatttgtaaattAAAAAAGGTATAGTTACACAGTGAGTGTATTAAATTTACACATCTAAGCTGCAGATACACAAAGCATGTTATATTGATAATGACCCAGATTATGGTGATCTCAACTTGCTGCCCTTTTAAACTGAGTGAAAGGGCACAGTGATATGAATGGATCAGTGTCAGGCTGAGGTCACTGTGTGGTCGTATGACTGATCTTGACCTATGCAAATCTTCAGCAGAGCAGTCATGAGTCACTCCGCTGTGACGGTGGGTTTCTCCAGTGTTCACAAGGACAGAGTATGAAAACAAACACAGCTCACCACTGTGGCAGAAACGAGCCCGGCTGTCTGAGCTATGCTGCTTTTATAGCAAGGATATGAAATGTCGTAAGAGAGCAGATAGGCTGCTGTACCTTCCTTGATCCATGGTAAATATGGAGGGCAGGGAACCGATACGCTCCCAGGAGATGAATGTGGCCAACAGGCGAAAACGTCCAACGTCCCATTGCAGTAtattccttaaaaaaacaaacactttatagtgaatattttatagtgaatattccagtgtatactgctgctgctggataaAAGGCATAGACattagttgattttttttgtttgtttgcttgttttactCACCAGTTACAGTGTGCAGGGTGGTTGCCAGAGTTCTTGTACAGTTTTCTCGATACTCAGCACGTTTATATATCAAATCATCAAGCATGGAACCTGAGGCCTTCACAAACAACATTAAAAAAGGCAAGAATAATGAATTTTACAGACACTCTTAAAGATTGTTAACACTTTACTATAAGGGTacaaattaacagtacttaccacAGAAAAAAAGGAGTTAGGACCTTATTATGCACTTAATTAGTGTGAATAAATAGTTTTGTTAAGACCTTCagttctttaacccttgtgtggtgttcgggtctgtggaacccgtttttatttttcatcaaatgatacaaaaaaaatattttttctaactcaaactcattgacattggctcattttttgtgaaaaacatatatcaaaacacatttttgataaacacacactgtacccgcccccccctacacatttatattacatactacACAtttagtaacaaagtaaacaagtaacaaaaatatgaacagcacacaagggttaaatgatgCCATGTTTAATCAGAGTTCATTTTTCATCTCTGATGCATTGAAATAACTTTTTCATTCAAGAATTTAACACTAACCTTACTAATTCTATGAGATAATGTTAAATACCAAAAAGTGTTCTTTGCTGTCTGGTCAATAACTTTTGGTTACATGTACACCCATGTtggtaaatttttttttaaatacaattctaAAATTGGTTCTTCTGTTGTATCTCTCAAAGAACCCACTATAACACCTTTCATTGAAGCTGGAAAATGTATAAagttctatacaaataaatttgtgaaaaaaaaagataaatgcatACATCCCCACAACTCCTTGGTACAACTTACtaaaaatacattattgtggttagCAACACTTGTGATCAAGTCTAACCACATTTGATCACAAGATGGCAGTATGTAAAGAGACTTGAAAAGAGACTTATGTAAGCACTGCTCCTTATTTACCCTGTATAACTAACGTGCAGTGAAGTCAAGTGCAATGAAAAAGCTCTACGTTTTAACCAGGACTTCTGAACTTTTGTACCAATGTAGAAATATCTAAGCATTCATGAATCAAGCTTTTTAATTTTGTCTCATTCTTATTGTGTAAAGGTTTGAttgtaaataatgtattaatattttttactatttttgtatATTCTCTgttgtatgtatatttatattttatatattctttcGTATATACTATATAGTGTCCATGTGAGCAGGCAGTCCTCAAAGCTGCACACTGCTAGTTCTACTCTGTacaataatagaccacttaaaaagaaaacaataagagaccagctaaaaattatgagtttcttagattttaccaaattgaaaacctctgaaatataatcaagagaaagatggatgatcacaagccatcaaaccaaactgaactagtTGAATTTTTTTCACCGGGAGTggtataaatttatccaaaagcaatgtgtaaaacTTGCCacgatgcattaaaactgtgattaaaaaccacaaaatattgatgtttgaacacttaaaacttcatgaatatgaacttgttttttcttt
This genomic stretch from Astyanax mexicanus isolate ESR-SI-001 chromosome 15, AstMex3_surface, whole genome shotgun sequence harbors:
- the LOC103027748 gene encoding glucagon-like peptide 2 receptor, with the protein product MSTELPPRPVARLAGWGTMLLSTFFLLLFNTRASGSMLDDLIYKRAEYRENCTRTLATTLHTVTGIYCNGTLDVFACWPHSSPGSVSVPCPPYLPWIKEGFSGNVYRICTINGTWKTEDNSSTVWQDQSECEDPNFFKNEVEEKFRQSVLRIFSVVGYSLSLASLSVAVLIMGLLRKLHCTRNYIHMNLFVSFMFRAMAVITKEIILYTMYSNLPKDENGWNSYSDSTIAVICKASKVFMQYCVGCNYFWLLVEAVFLHTLLFTAVLTKRRLLKRYMLVGWGTPFLFVVPWTVVKILYENKGCWFINNRWIWWIIRAPITLSVLVIFCIFLKIIKLLLSKLKADQVKFTDYRYSLARATLVLIPLLGIHEIVFTIIVDETIEGHHRYVRNFIHLTLSSFQGFLVAVLYCFANGEVQAELKNRWQVFLFANHFEVHNCFAGIHPKYLWKKSQKEPRHTLDHSDSYEEGSHVPTQAQVTQVTVLSAGEEVSCAQCSGLEFYTRKSLSSSDGEMTLGETMEEILEESGF